The Candidatus Brocadiaceae bacterium genome contains the following window.
CAACTTTCTGTTAACTTTTGAAGAAACCTTTTATATATTTATCACCTGTTAGAAGGTTCTGACCAAGCAAAAAAATCTCTTTGGAGTATAAAATCGAAGATTTTTCCTATCATCAACGTTCGTATGAAAGTAAATAAAATTTATTTTTTCGTGGCTGTTTTATCTGTCTTCTTTCACTTACTTTATCTCTTATGTCTAATCATGTTCACTTTGTCTGTGTGCCAAGAAAAAATATTCCCTACTATGATATTCTTTTTGATGCCAAGGTTTTTTCCATTCTAACAGGAGACAAATGACAGCAGTACCTAAAAACCAAAGGTAATAGTTATAAAACATACGCGTAAATTTGCATGGAAGAAAAACCTATACCCGAAGCACGAAAAATTGGTTTAGGGGATTTTCAATAGGAAGTTTTTCAAAATGAGAAAAACCTGCCTCCTCCGCAAGTATTCTTGCCCCTCTCTCACCGATGATTGTACCAAGCCCCATACCACCGTGAGCCAGTGATACGGTCATACAATGGAAAGGGCTGAGGGATGAAAACGTTTTACCCACAGGGTCTCTGCAATCGAGAGGATTATCTGAGGCATTAGGCTCAGACCAGAAAAGAATTCCATTATCCGTAAGAGCCTCTCGGGTCGCCTTCAGTGCTGAGAGTGGCTCTGCCATATCGTGGACACAATCCAATGTGCAAATCAGATCGTAAAATCTCTTTTCAGGGATCTCGTTGGCAGATGCTTCGAGAAACTCAATATTTGTTAGCCCGTTAGACACTGCAAGTTTCCTCGCTCGATCAATGCTCGGTCCGTGGTAATCAATTCCCAAAACCTTTGACTTTGGAAATGCCTTCGCTATTGCCACTGAGGATTGTCCACAGCCGCAGCCTATGTCCGCTATGTTTACCCCTTTTTCCAACTTCTCTGTCAGGCCGGGAACTGTGTTCAACCAGTCCCTTGCGAGAAAGTGCACGTAGCCTGGGCGAAAGAAGCGTTCAATCGCTTCCGGGATCTCTTCACCAATGTCTGTATAAGAAATTCCTCCTCCATTTTGGAAGGCATGTATGATTTTCCGTACGTTCAAGATTGTGGGAGTGGTGAAGTGAAGCGCAC
Protein-coding sequences here:
- a CDS encoding methyltransferase domain-containing protein, whose translation is MDNKKVEELVFRVVGDMGGAFTMALGYVGDRLGIFKAMAGAGPLTSSEIAEKTKLNERYVREWAKAMVAAEYLDYEPYSDRYIMTDEQACVLANEDGQMFVGGALHFTTPTILNVRKIIHAFQNGGGISYTDIGEEIPEAIERFFRPGYVHFLARDWLNTVPGLTEKLEKGVNIADIGCGCGQSSVAIAKAFPKSKVLGIDYHGPSIDRARKLAVSNGLTNIEFLEASANEIPEKRFYDLICTLDCVHDMAEPLSALKATREALTDNGILFWSEPNASDNPLDCRDPVGKTFSSLSPFHCMTVSLAHGGMGLGTIIGERGARILAEEAGFSHFEKLPIENPLNQFFVLRV